The Virgibacillus siamensis sequence ACATTATATTACCCTACAGGTGATCAAATCCGGCAATCCCTGTCAATCGCTTTTGCGGATATGATGAAACCTTTGGGAATTCAAATCGAAACAAAAGGGAAAAGCTGGAATGAATTAGAAAACGTAATGCATGCCAATCCTGTCATGATGGGCTGGGGAAGTCATAATCCTTTGGAAATATATAACTTGTTCAGCAGTAAAACGAAGGGCAAAGGTTTTTATAATGCAAATTATTACTCCAACCCTGTGGTGGATACTTATTTGAATAAAGCCATGCATGCAACAACACAAAAAGAGGCAAACAAGTATTGGAAAAAGGCACAATGGGATGGAGATACTGGTTTTTCTGCCAAGGGAGATGCCCCGTGGGTTTGGCTGGTGAATCTAAAACATCTTTATTTCGTAAGTGAAGACCTGGTAATCGGTGAACAAAAAATTCAGCCTCATGCACATGGTTGGCCAGTAACAGAATTTGTTGAATCATGGCATTGGAAAAGATAGAAAGTAGGCAGGAAATTGCAATGAAACAAATCATAATGTACGTCCTGAAAAAATCTGTGAAACTAGTAACATTACTTATTACAATCAGTATATTATCTTTTATGCTTGTAAGTTATTCACCAATCGATCCAATCCGAGCTTATATCGGGGCGGATATAACGAAGGTGAGTCCGGAGCAAAGAGAAAATATTGCTGAATACTGGGGTCTGGATGAATCCAAGCCGAAGCAGTTTATAAACTGGGCGAGTGCTGTTCTGCACGGCAATCTTGGAACGTCTGTCATATATCGTGATTCTGTAGCAGAAATCATTGCGGAACGCTTCCTTGCATCCTTGGCATTGATGGGAGCTGCCTGGTTTTTGTCAGGTGTCATCGGGTTTTTACTGGGTATAATTGCAGGTATGCGTGAGGGGACAATAATAGATCGAATCATCAAGGGATACTGTTTCACACTTGCTTCGACACCGGCATTTTGGTTAGGTTTGTTGTTTTTAATGCTTTTCTCGGTATGGCTTGGCTGGTTTCCAGTTGGGCTGGCATCTCCAGCCGGTATCGTAACGGAAGATGTAACATTAATAGAGCGTGCCAGACATATAGTTTTGCCTGCCTTGACTTTGAGTATTGTTGGTGTTGCAAATGTAGCACTGCACACAAGACAAAAATTGGTTGATGTGCTTAATAGTGAGTTTGCCCGATTTGCCAAAGCAAAAGGAGAACGAGGGTTTTCACTGCTTTGGCGTCATGGGCTGCGAAATATTTCACTGCCGGCAATCTCGCTTCACTTCGCCTCTTTCGGAGAACTGTTTGGAGGTGCAGTGCTGGCAGAGCAGGTATTTTCCTATCCTGGTCTAGGTCAAGCTGCGGTACAAGCTGGTTTGGGCGGTGACGTGCCGCTCCTGTTAGGTATTACTCTATTTAGTGCGCTGTTTATTTTCGTTGGTAATCTGATTGCTGATTTATTGTATCAGGTGATCGATCCGCGGATTAGAAGGGAAGGATTCCAATGATCGATCGAGCAACCATAAAAACAGAATCAATCAAGCGCATCAGCAGACTCAATCCCCAAAAAAAAGCTGCAGCAACTATTGTAATTGCAATACTCTTGTTAGCGGTGATGGTTGCATTTGGAATGTTTGTTGGGCCGGAAAATCAGGGAGTGAATTTTCAAATTAAAAATAATGAACCGTCGTTTTCCCATCCTTTTGGAACGGATTGGCTGGGCAGGGACATGCTTATACGGACGGTAAAAGGACTTACACTTAGTCTTGGTGTTGGGATATTGGCTGCATCCATAAGCGCGGTTATTGCATTGGTCTTAAGTCTGCTTGCTGCCTCGAATAAAATGATGGATTCGATGGTGACGTGGCTCATCGATCTATTTCTTGGAGTACCGCATATTGTGATCCTAATATTAATTTCGTTTTCCGTTGGCGGGGGGTTTAAAGGGGTTGTTATTGGTATTGCATTAACCCATTGGCCAAGCTTGACCCGCTTACTTCGCGCAGAGGTTCTCCAAATAAAAAACACGGAGTATGTGGCTGTTTCCAAAAGTTTTGGGAAATCGCGTTTTTGGATTGCTGTACATCATGTGCTGCCACATTTAATTCCTCAACTTGTAGTAGGCTTTATTCTGCTGTTCCCACATGCCATTTTACATGAAGCGGCGATTACCTTTCTGGGATTTGGATTGTCATCCGAACAACCGGCAATTGGTATCATTTTATCTGAATCAATGCGGTATTTATCCACTGGTATGTGGTGGTTGGCATTCTTTCCGGGCTTATCGTTATTGGTAATGGTTGGAATTTTCGATATGCTGGGGCGAAATGTGCGGAAATTGCTGGATCCCTTCAATGGCCAACAAATCTAAAGGAGTTGAAATAATGACGACTGCACAAAATAAATACAAGCAAGCTTATACGCATAAGGTGCATCCGCTCTTTGAGGTGAAAAACCTTTCCCTCTCATTCCGGCAATATCAGAAAGGGTTGAAGGAATCAGACATTGACGTAATCACCAACTTTGATTTATCAATTAATGAGGGGGAAATTGTTGCGATTGTTGGTGCCAGCGGTTCCGGAAAAAGTTTATTGGCAGATGCAGTTTTAGGTATACTTCCGGAAAATGCAAAAGTGAATGGTACGATAAATTTTAATGGAGAAAAACTTTCGGAGGAACAACAAATTCGTTTGCGCGGCCATGCTATTTCACTGATTCCCCAATCCATAAATGCGCTTGACCCGTTAATGAAAACAGGTAAACAGGTGCAATCTGTCATCAAAAGCAAGGATAAAAAGGCAATTCAAGAACAGGCTTTTCAGCAAGTTGGTTTATCTCCGGAAACCGGGGAACGTTTTCCGTTTGAATTATCCGGCGGCATGGCAAGAAGAGTATTGGTATCGATGGCGATGGTGAGTGATGCAAAGCTGGTTATAGCTGATGAACCTACACCCGGATTGGATGAATATGCACGTGGGGAAACAATCCGGCTCATCAAGCAGCTGGCTGATCAGGGGAAGGGTATTATGTTTATTACGCATGATATTGATGCCGCTTTGCAAATTGCGGATAAAATTGCTGTTTTCTATGCAGGACAAACAGTTGAGATAGCAAATGCCAAAGATTTCAGTGGACAAGGAGAAAACTTAAGACATCCATATACGAAGGCATTATGGAATGCGTTACCGCAAAATGATTTTATCCCCCTTAAGGGAAACCAGCCATTGCCGGATGAAAGGATACCGGGATGTGTTTTTGAACCAAGATGTCCCATTGCAACAAACCGCTGCAAACAAAAAAGACCCGAGCTTTTAAATGTAAAAGATGGGATGGTAAGGTGTTTTTATGCTTGAAGTAAAAGGAATCAGCTACCGCTATGATAACGATTCTGCCTTATTCAATCAAATTCATATCAACATTAACCCTGGCGAAATAGTTGGCTTATATGGAAAAAGCGGTTCAGGGAAAACGACGATGGCGAAAATAATTGCCGGTTATTTTAAACCTGATAAAGGTTATATAAAGGCAGATGATAAGCATTATCCGATTAAAGGACCTCAGCCTGTGCAATTAGTGTGGCAGCATCCGGAAAGAGCAGTCAATCCGAGATGGCGAATTAAAAAGATACTTTTCGAAGCGGGTCAGCCAAGTCCCGAATTATTAAACGATTTGGGGATTAGTCAAGCCTGGTTAAACCGCTTTCCGAGTGAACTTTCGGGCGATGAATTGCAACGCATCTGCCTTGCGCGTGCACTGTGCTCAAAAACAAAATACTTGATAGCTGATGAAATGACCACGATGCTGGATGCAACGACACAAGCACATATATGGAATGTCATACACCGATTGGCAAAGCAGCATAACCTTGGTATACTTGCAATCAGTCATGAACTGCACCTATTGAGACGGGTAAGCAGCCGTGTTATCAATTTTGATGAACTTGTAAGAAAGCCGTGAATAGGAATACGTATTTTAGGGTAAAGCAATAAGTAAATCAGACTTGTGAGGTGTATTTTGATGGATAATTTTGAGGTCAAAAAAGTATATGAGAAACGGACATATGAACGTCATCGTTTTAGTTTTTCATTGAACGGCAAAGAGTTTAAAGGCAACTTTCATGAAAATGGAATCCAATGGCTGCATCCCCACCCCAAACAAGATGTTGATGCGGATCATTTGGAATGGATCGAGGGTGAAATTTACCGATTAGTTGGTGAAGATGACACTCTGGATGAAGTTGATGATATTGAGGTAAAACCATTTCTGGCAGATCAATCACATGAAGCACATCAATTCAAATTAAAAATCGATGATGAAGAATTTAAAGGTATTATCCGTAATGGGAACTTGGAATGGTTCCACCCGAAACCAAGACGTAAGGTGAAGGATGAAAAAGTGGAAAAGGCGGAGAAGAGAATACATGAAAAGGTCAAAGAACAGAAAGAGGGATAAGGCGAAAGTCTGTGAGCGTGCACTTTTTATCAGGTACAACGCTCACTATTTTTTATGGCCCGTCAATTTTTGTTTTGCCTTAAATTGCTTTCGCTGATAAGTGGAAAAGATAACTCCGCCCACAATAAACAGTGACCCTGTTATCTCTATCCCGGTAATTGGCTTGGCAAGCAATATGAATCCCGCAATCATTGCCACAAAAGGTTCCAAATTGGACAATACAGACGCTTTTGAAGCATCAACATAGCGAATGTTGCTATTCCAAACAAGCGTAGCTATACCGTGGACGGTAACAGCAGTTCCGATGAGCAGCCCCCAATCAAAAACGGTATTGCCGATCCGCAGTGGGTTGTCCAGTATAAAGACAAACGGAACAGACACAATAAATCCAACGATATTTGAATAAAGGGTTATCGTCAGCGGGTCCATTCGTTTGGAAAGCGATCTTGTCATAATAATCATAATGGCGAATGTCACCATTGTCAGAACAATCCATAACAACCCTTTATCAATATATAGAGAGGATAAGCTTCCCTTCGTGACAACAAGGTAGATTCCGATGATTGCAAAAACGGATCCTGCCAGCATACGTATTGTTAATTTTTCTTTCAGGAATATGGCAGCTAAAAAACCGGTCAGAATCGGAGCGGTTGCCAGTACGAGAGCAGATGTTGTTGGATCGGCTGTTTCCAGTCCAACAAAAAAAGACCATTGATTAATGAATACACCAATAATCCCCAAAATGATAACTGCAAGCCAATCTGCTTTATTCAATCGTTTTACATGTTTTTTAAAGCAGGATATACCCGCCAATAATAACACGATAAAGAAAAGCCTTAATGATGTCAGCAGAGTCGGCGAGAAGTCCTGAACCAGGATTTTTCCAAACACAAAATTGCTTCCCCAAACGATGACACAAAACGTCAGCCAAGAATACGCTTTTAACATTTATAATACGGTCTCCTTACTTCATATAACAACTTTTATATTGTAAACCTTTCGATATGTTCTGTATACCTTTTTGCCCGGAAAAATCATGGATCCATGGTATTCACTAGGTGACGGCAATTTAATGCACGTGACCGAAATAGGATTGCATGCCTGTCACATGACAGATTATGATCACATCGTTAAGGCACTTGACATGATTACTGTAAATGGAGCAAAAACACTGGGCATTACTGCGGATTATGGTGTAAAAGAAGGTAATACAGCAAATTTGATTGTCATTGATTCTGATTCAGAGTATGAGGCAATTCGTACGCAGGCACCTGTACTTTATTCAATCCGGAATGGGGAAATCATCGTACAAACAAAACCTTCCGAG is a genomic window containing:
- a CDS encoding ABC transporter permease → MKQIIMYVLKKSVKLVTLLITISILSFMLVSYSPIDPIRAYIGADITKVSPEQRENIAEYWGLDESKPKQFINWASAVLHGNLGTSVIYRDSVAEIIAERFLASLALMGAAWFLSGVIGFLLGIIAGMREGTIIDRIIKGYCFTLASTPAFWLGLLFLMLFSVWLGWFPVGLASPAGIVTEDVTLIERARHIVLPALTLSIVGVANVALHTRQKLVDVLNSEFARFAKAKGERGFSLLWRHGLRNISLPAISLHFASFGELFGGAVLAEQVFSYPGLGQAAVQAGLGGDVPLLLGITLFSALFIFVGNLIADLLYQVIDPRIRREGFQ
- a CDS encoding ABC transporter permease, which codes for MIDRATIKTESIKRISRLNPQKKAAATIVIAILLLAVMVAFGMFVGPENQGVNFQIKNNEPSFSHPFGTDWLGRDMLIRTVKGLTLSLGVGILAASISAVIALVLSLLAASNKMMDSMVTWLIDLFLGVPHIVILILISFSVGGGFKGVVIGIALTHWPSLTRLLRAEVLQIKNTEYVAVSKSFGKSRFWIAVHHVLPHLIPQLVVGFILLFPHAILHEAAITFLGFGLSSEQPAIGIILSESMRYLSTGMWWLAFFPGLSLLVMVGIFDMLGRNVRKLLDPFNGQQI
- a CDS encoding ABC transporter ATP-binding protein, which translates into the protein MTTAQNKYKQAYTHKVHPLFEVKNLSLSFRQYQKGLKESDIDVITNFDLSINEGEIVAIVGASGSGKSLLADAVLGILPENAKVNGTINFNGEKLSEEQQIRLRGHAISLIPQSINALDPLMKTGKQVQSVIKSKDKKAIQEQAFQQVGLSPETGERFPFELSGGMARRVLVSMAMVSDAKLVIADEPTPGLDEYARGETIRLIKQLADQGKGIMFITHDIDAALQIADKIAVFYAGQTVEIANAKDFSGQGENLRHPYTKALWNALPQNDFIPLKGNQPLPDERIPGCVFEPRCPIATNRCKQKRPELLNVKDGMVRCFYA
- a CDS encoding ABC transporter ATP-binding protein: MLEVKGISYRYDNDSALFNQIHININPGEIVGLYGKSGSGKTTMAKIIAGYFKPDKGYIKADDKHYPIKGPQPVQLVWQHPERAVNPRWRIKKILFEAGQPSPELLNDLGISQAWLNRFPSELSGDELQRICLARALCSKTKYLIADEMTTMLDATTQAHIWNVIHRLAKQHNLGILAISHELHLLRRVSSRVINFDELVRKP
- a CDS encoding HicA family toxin-antitoxin system, which translates into the protein MDNFEVKKVYEKRTYERHRFSFSLNGKEFKGNFHENGIQWLHPHPKQDVDADHLEWIEGEIYRLVGEDDTLDEVDDIEVKPFLADQSHEAHQFKLKIDDEEFKGIIRNGNLEWFHPKPRRKVKDEKVEKAEKRIHEKVKEQKEG
- a CDS encoding DMT family transporter; its protein translation is MLKAYSWLTFCVIVWGSNFVFGKILVQDFSPTLLTSLRLFFIVLLLAGISCFKKHVKRLNKADWLAVIILGIIGVFINQWSFFVGLETADPTTSALVLATAPILTGFLAAIFLKEKLTIRMLAGSVFAIIGIYLVVTKGSLSSLYIDKGLLWIVLTMVTFAIMIIMTRSLSKRMDPLTITLYSNIVGFIVSVPFVFILDNPLRIGNTVFDWGLLIGTAVTVHGIATLVWNSNIRYVDASKASVLSNLEPFVAMIAGFILLAKPITGIEITGSLFIVGGVIFSTYQRKQFKAKQKLTGHKK
- a CDS encoding amidohydrolase family protein, with translation MDPWYSLGDGNLMHVTEIGLHACHMTDYDHIVKALDMITVNGAKTLGITADYGVKEGNTANLIVIDSDSEYEAIRTQAPVLYSIRNGEIIVQTKPSETTMNISL